From a region of the Helianthus annuus cultivar XRQ/B chromosome 5, HanXRQr2.0-SUNRISE, whole genome shotgun sequence genome:
- the LOC118492466 gene encoding F-box/kelch-repeat protein At3g17530-like, whose amino-acid sequence MADLPTHTIVFEILTRLPAKDVGRSKSVCKQWYALLSTQDFVKIHCSRSVVSSNQRVLLIDDLTCSVRPIISNNNDYGPSSTVTFPFHHQNNDVSILSHLNGLLCVCLNHTYELLLWNPTTTAFKRLSTPDSHGFYINNLDAIGLYVDADDDYKVLHIKRRSGVLGVYVYSREVDSWRNIPFITRQEYLSPHFNWSAGTFCGGTLYFTVCECWIGGTNVVICFDVNSEQFKEISFPPVPSNGMVQGVLVNVKNVLHMFASTGMFEMTIDLWTLQGDYWIKVLSCPPIPRYHCHCGAI is encoded by the coding sequence ATGGCTGACCTTCCTACTCATACAATCGTGTTTGAGATATTAACGAGGCTGCCAGCAAAGGATGTAGGTCGTTCTAAGAGTGTATGTAAGCAATGGTATGCGTTATTGTCAACACAAGATTTCGTAAAGATACATTGTTCTCGCTCAGTAGTTTCATCTAACCAGAGAGTTCTACTAATTGACGACCTAACGTGTTCTGTTCGTCCAATCATCTCTAATAACAATGACTATGGTCCAAGCTCAACAGTTACATTTCCATTCCATCACCAAAATAATGATGTCTCAATACTTTCACATTTGAACGGATTGTTGTGTGTTTGCTTGAATCATACATACGAGCTGcttctttggaatccaacaacTACTGCTTTCAAGCGTTTGTCAACCCCTGATTCTCATGGATTCTATATAAATAACCTTGATGCCATTGGTTTGTACGTTGACGCTGACGATGATTACAAGGTCTTGCATATAAAGCGTAGGAGTGGTGTACTTGGTGTCTATGTTTATTCTAGGGAAGTAGACTCTTGGAGAAATATTCCTTTCATAACAAGACAAGAGTACCTAAGCCCTCATTTCAATTGGTCAGCTGGCACATTTTGTGGTGGTACTCTATATTTCACTGTTTGCGAATGTTGGATTGGAGGTACGAATGTGGTGATTTGTTTTGATGTTAATTCGGAGCAGTTCAAGGAGATAAGCTTTCCACCCGTTCCTTCTAATGGAATGGTTCAAGGTGTTTTAGTTAATGTAAAAAATGTGCTTCACATGTTTGCTAGCACTGGCATGTTTGAGATGACAATTGACCTATGGACACTACAAGGGGATTACTGGATTAAGGTCTTATCATGTCCTCCGATCCCCCGATATCATTGTCATTGTGGTGCGATATAA
- the LOC110939637 gene encoding protein DETOXIFICATION 40: MESQTNDVVHHPLLETIGSSPSHGGSVELERVLSDTETPFIKRLTAASAIELNLLYKLAAPAVIVYLLNNAMSISTRIYSGHLGNMELAAASLGNQGIQLFAYGLLLGMGSAVETLCGQAFGAQKYDMLGVYLQRSAIVLLVTSIPVTMIYVFSKPILILLGQSPSMASYASLFVYGLIPQVFAYAINFPIQKFLQAQSIVTPSAYISAGTLVVHLILSWIMVYKLKLGLLGASLTLSLSWWIIVVGQIVYILMSDRCKATWTGFNSKAFGGLWEFVKLSSGSAVMLCLETWYFQILVLIAGLLENPELSLDALSVCMSVNALVFMVSVGFNAAASVRVGNELGAGNPKAAAFSVLTVTTVSFLIALVEAVIVLSARDVISYAFTGGEIVANAVSDLCPLLAITIVLNGIQPVLSGVAVGCGWQAYVAYVNVGCYYIVGIPLGFLLGFHFNLGVKGIWSGMIGGTGMQTLILLWSTFRTDWNKEVEKANKRLNKWEANQETLLKE, encoded by the exons ATGGAGTCCCAAACAAATGATGTTGTTCATCACCCTCTCTTAGAAACAATTGGAAGTTCACCCAGCCATGGTGGCAGTGTGGAGCTGGAGAGGGTGCTTTCGGACACCGAGACACCATTCATCAAGAGGCTTACAGCAGCGTCCGCCATTGAACTCAACCTGCTGTACAAGCTGGCTGCACCCGCGGTCATCGTTTACTTGCTGAACAACGCCATGTCTATCTCCACCAGAATCTATTCCGGACATCTTGGAAACATGGAACTGGCTGCTGCCTCCCTTGGTAACCAAGGGATTCAACTCTTTGCTTATGGCCTCTTG CTCGGAATGGGTAGTGCAGTGGAGACGCTATGCGGTCAAGCATTTGGGGCACAAAAATATGATATGCTTGGAGTATACCTACAAAGATCCGCAATTGTTCTCTTAGTAACATCCATCCCAGTCACGATGATCTACGTTTTTTCTAAGCCCATTTTAATATTACTCGGCCAATCCCCATCCATGGCGTCCTATGCATCCCTATTCGTATATGGCCTCATTCCTCAAGTATTCGCGTACGCCATCAACTTCCCAATACAAAAGTTCCTTCAAGCTCAAAGTATTGTGACCCCAAGCGCTTATATTTCAGCCGGAACACTAGTTGTGCACCTCATACTATCTTGGATCATGGTGTACAAGTTAAAGTTGGGGTTGCTAGGTGCTTCTTTGACTCTAAGTTTGTCATGGTGGATTATAGTGGTTGGTCAAATTGTTTACATCTTGATGAGTGATAGATGTAAGGCCACATGGACCGGGTTCAACTCAAAGGCGTTCGGTGGACTTTGGGAGTTTGTAAAACTGTCAAGTGGGTCAGCCGTGATGTTGTGTTTGGAGACTTGGTATTTTCAGATACTAGTGTTGATTGCTGGCTTGCTTGAGAACCCTGAGCTATCATTAGATGCATTGTCGGTTTG CATGAGTGTGAATGCTTTGGTGTTTATGGTCTCGGTTGGGTTTAATGCAGCTGCAAG TGTTAGGGTTGGAAACGAGCTTGGAGCTGGAAACCCTAAAGCCGCAGCATTTTCAGTGTTAACGGTTACTACAGTCTCATTCCTTATTGCTCTAGTCGAAGCAGTGATTGTATTGTCGGCGCGAGATGTTATAAGCTATGCATTCACTGGCGGTGAAATCGTGGCGAATGCAGTCTCTGATCTTTGCCCACTATTGGCTATAACCATCGTTCTTAATGGCATACAACCCGTTTTATCAG GTGTGGCTGTGGGATGCGGATGGCAAGCTTATGTAGCGTATGTGAACGTCGGATGCTACTACATTGTAGGCATTCCCCTCGGCTTTCTCCTTGGCTTCCATTTCAACCTCGGAGTCAAG GGAATATGGTCGGGAATGATTGGAGGAACTGGGATGCAAACCCTCATCTTATTATGGTCAACCTTTCGTACTGACTGGAACAAAGag gTGGAAAAAGCTAACAAACGTTTGAATAAATGGGAAGCAAACCAAGAAACTCTTTTGAAGGAATGA
- the LOC110939638 gene encoding heat shock 70 kDa protein 16: protein MSVIGFDIGNESCVIAAAKHGGIDVLLNDESKRETPAVVSFADKQRFLGSSGAAFATANPKSTVSQIKSLIGKQYKELHEELKLLPFATTEGPRGSVLIELEYLKTTWRFTPVEILAMLFTHLKNITQKDLESPVVDCVIGIPSYFTDSQRREYLDAAYIAGLKPLKLLHDGTAIALGYGMYKTEFCNTGPTIVTFVDIGHCDTQVTVAAFEQGGMKILAHAFDRNLGGRGFDEVLFKHFASQFNEKYKIDVCGNARACVRLRASCEKVKRVLSANAEAPISIECLIGDTDVRGVVTREEFEKLSVKLLERVIAPCVVALKDCGLSVDKISTVELVGSGSRIPAITRVLTSFFRRELSRTLNASECVARGCALMCAMLSPTLQVREYKVQDSFPYSIVVPLPNHEFVLFPKGSPFPNGHMLVHTGNTQFSIQVTYSNETVFPTGISSLVGRFKIGRSGRSGAENVDVEFGVLLNEHGIIEIGCARMMFPGGRMLNLPFSENMYVTTTRDELHEAQKKEMILAEQDFKVEQSKDQRNTLESFVYDTRSKLSSAYKSFATDSEKNVIMNSLKETEDWLYEDSDDESEEDYSGKLKDLKKLLEPVENKYQENVRANAEKALRASIAKYRLRADSLPASIKEMVNFECIRAEQWLNNRLTENLSPTTLSSRINNVIKVFGSRCEDMMRSKPSSPKGDERVDSDQKEQPVDSDVNLDERHQLVDSEHSGQHVEGEQPIDSNQREQPVDSNHSDQN from the exons ATGAGTGTGATCGGGTTCGATATCGGTAACGAGAGTTGTGTTATCGCCGCTGCAAAGCATGGAGGAATCGACGTACTGTTGAACGATGAATCGAAGCGTGAGACACCTGCAGTCGTCTCATTCGCAGACAAGCAACGGTTTCTAGGTTCTTCAGGTGCTGCATTCGCCACTGCAAATCCAAAATCAACCGTTTCTCAGATCAAAAGCTTGATCGGAAAACAGTATAAGGAACTGCATGAAGAACTTAAACTGCTACCCTTTGCTACCACTGAGGGTCCACGTGGCAGTGTGTTGATTGAGTTAGAGTACCTCAAAACCACATGGAGGTTTACACCGGTTGAGATTTTAGCAATGTTGTTTACACATTTGAAAAATATAACTCAGAAAGACCTTGAATCTCCTGTGGTGGACTGTGTGATTGGGATTCCGTCGTATTTTACGGACTCGCAGAGGCGCGAGTATCTCGATGCTGCGTATATAGCCGGTTTGAAGCCTTTGAAGCTGTTGCATGATGGTACTGCCATTGCATTGGGTTATGGAATGTACAAGACTGAGTTCTGTAACACGGGACCGACTATTGTAACCTTTGTTGATATTGGGCATTGTGATACTCAGGTGACCGTTGCGGCTTTTGAACAAGGGGGGATGAAGATATTAGCCCACGCGTTTGATCGGAACTTGGGAGGTAGAGGTTTTGATGAAGTTTTGTTCAAACATTTTGCTTCACAGTTTAATGAAAAGTATAAGATTGATGTTTGTGGTAACGCACGTGCTTGTGTGAGGCTCAGGGCGTCGTGTGAGAAGGTGAAGAGAGTTTTGAGTGCGAATGCAGAGGCGCCGATTAGTATTGAGTGTCTGATTGGTGATACGGATGTGAGAGGAGTTGTAACTCGGGAAGAGTTTGAGAAATTGTCGGTGAAACTGTTGGAGAGGGTTATTGCTCCTTGTGTTGTGGCTTTGAAAGATTGTGGTTTGAGTGTTGATAAGATATCTACTGTTGAGCTTGTTGGTTCAGGGTCCCGGATACCAGCTATAACAAGAGTTTTAACCTCGTTTTTCCGGAGAGAATTGTCGAGAACGCTAAATGCTAGTGAGTGTGTTGCAAGAGGATGTGCTCTTATGTGTGCAATGCTTAGCCCGACTCTCCAAGTTCGTGAATATAAG GTTCAGGATTCATTTCCTTACTCAATAGTAGTCCCTTTACCAAACCATGAATTTGTTCTCTTTCCAAAAGGCAGTCCGTTTCCAAACGGACATATGTTGGTGCATACTGGAAACACCCAATTCTCTATTCAAGTTACATACAGCAACGAGACGGTTTTCCCTACAGGAATATCAAGTTTAGTCGGTCGTTTCAAG ATTGGTCGGTCTGGACGTTCTGGTGCAGAGAATGTGGACGTCGAATTTGGAGTGTTGCTTAACGAGCATGGAATTATTGAAATAGGTTGTGCGAGA ATGATGTTCCCTGGTGGTCGTATGTTGAATCTTCCGTTTTCTGAGAATATGTATGTCACGACAACACGTGACGAGTTACATGAAGCTCAAAAGAAAGAAATGATCTTGGCAGAGCAAGATTTCAAGGTGGAGCAATCTAAGGACCAAAGAAACACCCTCGAGTCGTTTGTCTATGACACTCGTAGCAAG CTTTCGAGTGCCTACAAGAGCTTTGCCACAGATTCAGAGAAGAACGTAATTATGAACAGTCTGAAGGAGACCGAAGATTGGCTGTATGAAGACagtgatgatgaatctgaagagGACTATTCAGGAAAACTTAAAGATCTCAAAAAG TTATTGGAACCGGTTGAAAATAAATACCAGGAAAATGTGAGAGCAAATGCGGAAAAAGCTCTGCGAGCTTCTATCGCAAAATATCGTTTGCGGGCTGATTCACTGCCAGCTAGCATCAAAGAGATG GTCAATTTTGAATGTATTAGAGCTGAGCAGTGGCTTAATAATCGTCTCACCGAGAATTTATCTCCAACGACCTTGTCAAGTCGCATCAATAACGTCATAAAAGTATTTGGGAG CCGTTGCGAAGACATGATGAGATCCAAACCTTCCTCCCCAAAGGGTGATGAACGTGTAGACTCAGACCAAAAGGAGCAACCCGTGGACTCAGATGTTAACTTGGACGAAAGGCACCAACTTGTGGACTCGGAGCATAGTGGCCAACACGTTGAAGGGGAGCAACCCATTGACTCGAACCAAAGGGAGCAACCTGTGGACTCGAACCATAGTGACCAAAACTAA